A single window of Methanoregula sp. DNA harbors:
- a CDS encoding DUF555 domain-containing protein: MPDYLVTLESAWIIRDANSLDDAIGIAISEAGKRLNPTAKFVEVEAGMLSCPHCEGELSSAIVVADTGLVGLSLEMKVFRAESKDHAEKIAKSVVGKALRDVPLKLVDVREL, from the coding sequence ATGCCGGATTATCTGGTAACACTTGAATCAGCGTGGATTATTCGGGATGCAAATTCGCTTGACGATGCAATCGGGATCGCGATCAGCGAAGCGGGCAAACGGCTCAACCCTACAGCAAAGTTCGTGGAAGTCGAGGCGGGGATGCTCTCCTGCCCGCACTGCGAGGGAGAACTCTCCAGCGCAATTGTCGTTGCTGACACGGGGCTCGTCGGGCTCTCCCTCGAAATGAAAGTGTTCCGTGCAGAGTCAAAGGACCATGCGGAAAAGATCGCAAAATCTGTCGTGGGAAAGGCGCTGCGGGATGTCCCTCTCAAACTCGTGGACGTGCGGGAACTATGA